From Chrysemys picta bellii isolate R12L10 chromosome 1, ASM1138683v2, whole genome shotgun sequence:
tctgcagtactccttctgaggcagtcatttcccattttgtatgtgtgcaattgattatcCCTTCCcaagtatagtactttgcatttgtccttattgaatttcatcctatttattccAGACCATTGCTCCAGTTTGTCAAAATTATTTAGAATTCTAATACTGTACTCCAATGTGCTTAATAcatctcccagcttggtatcatccactaAGTATATTTATGCCATTatattcacccctccccccaagctaAAAGCAATTAAAACTAAAGATGGGGCAGCTCTGACTGGCTGCCTTTATTCAGGAAGCAGTAAAGACAAGCCAattacccctctcccccaaagacTGACTGGTTTTCCCCCATCAATCCATAGGAAGATCACAAAACCCAGAGGTAGGTTGTCAGCAGGGCTTGAACCCCGGACCCACTAGATCTAAAAGCACGAGCCTCTATTGCTTGAACTAAAGGACTTGCACACTTTTGGCAGAAACCGATTCAAACTTTCTATGCAGAATAGCCACTAGAGTGGGAAGAAAGACCCAAACTGTTAATGGGGTACACATTTGTCCGATAGGGAATAAAACTAAGACAAAGCCACAAGTGATCTAAATAAACTGGAATCTCTGGGCAGGTCTGCACTACAAAtgtacagcggcacagctgtggtgCTATTGTGATTTTGATGTAGACTCTAAGCTGCCAGGAGAAAGCTCTTCTATTAGTTTAGTaattccacctccacgagaggggGCAGCTATGGCGGCGGGAGAACTCTTCCTGCTaatatagtgctgtctacactggtgcttaggttggtataactacattgcttagGTCGGTATAACAATGTTGCTTATGGGTGTGGATTATTCGTACGCCTGAGAGACGCTGTTATACTGaagtaattttgtagtgtagaccagggctaagtccaATTACAGCTCTCTTTCCTGTCTTAGTCAATAGTGTAGATTTTTCTATTGCTGTAACACTTGAATGGATTGTCCTCTAAAGGAAACTTTCATTCCATCTCTGCCCCTCCCAAACCAACTTTTTATAGTACTATAATTCACATTGGTTCTCTGaactgtttgttttgcttttggctTGCAAAATAAATTCTTTGAGGCACTTAAATGCATTACTTTAGAAGAAGAATCTACAATGCAAAATATCACATTCCAAAGAATCTTTggaataacaataatgataaaaaCCAGGCATACTGATCTCTGCCACGCTATGCAAGAGAGTTGTCGTaaatcagagaggaaggatggttctgtggttaaagcactgaaaCTCTGATTTTGGAGCTCTGGGTTCACTGCTTTGCCACATTCTtcttgtgtgaccatgggcaggtGGTTACTGTGCCTAAGTTCTTCTGAGAAATGGGCGTATTTTCCtacaatttttaattatttacataGCATCCACTGTGTGCTAGGCACTTCCCAAACACTTAAGGGAAGCCCATACCTCATAGGAGTGTCATGATAAATTCATTGACATTTGAGAGAGACCGATATTACATTGATGCAGGCCAAGTACGTACGTGGATAAATTCTCTTCTATTTCCTGACGTACGGATTGCAAGTGTAACACCGCTTGTTTGGCATATAGAGTTGGATTGGGACTGGATTCTGTCAATACACATTTGCCACACTATTTGTAACTTTATTCTGTGGTAGatgcaataaaagatatgacaTTTCCTTCAAGTCAGAAGAGTTTACAGTGGACAATTTGAAAAAAAGTGTAATTTTATTACAtgtaattttaaagtttttataCAATACTCCAATGCAAAAAACAATAACTTCCCAACAGTTCTCTCCCCTTTTATTTAGAATAGCCTAATTAACTTGATTTGGCCCTCAAAACAGGGCAATAAGTCTTTCGATTACTATTATAAATAATGTTTGAACATCTAGATTATATGTTGCCCTTTGCATGTTAAGGTATCACCGATGAGCAGCTTTACTTCCAATTCAATTAGTAAATTTTCTCTGAGTATATTTTATAGCAACATTATCTTTTCTGCAGTTTCCTCTAAGCCTTGAATACATTTGATTATTTATACATAGCAAAATTGTCACAAATTCATAATCATGCAACCACAATACAAAAGAAATCAGTCCTGTTTGTTCCTTCAGGGTAACTCTACAGAGCTAACATTtacatgaaatgtttcaatggcTCAGTTCAGCCTCTGCTGCAACTCCCTGGAGGTCCCAACAGATCAAGTTAAGAAATCCCAATTCCAGGCACCAAATGATTAATCCTCTCATCAGCACTCAAAACCATCCTCCTGCTTCAATTTTTCCCACCTCAGAAGTACAGTAAACTCAAAAACAGCAACGTGAAGATTTCCAGCTCTCCAAATGTAAGTTAATGTTAACCTTCTAACTTGCATCTCTTGCAACAGTTCACTTTTTTAAAAGCATGGATACAGCACACAGAACATTTGCTGCAGTTTCTGTATAGAGTTTTATAACCCCAAAATAATGCAATCaattaggtttgttttgtttttcttcaccTGCAGGGTTACACAAGCCTGTTATTCATGAATACAGCAAACCAGCTATGACTGGTACAACCCTACGTCACCCAAAACTTACAGCCATGTGTTTCAGTTCTTAAAGGCTCCACATTTACTGGCTTTAGCAATGAATTCCTTTAGCAGGGGGCCATCCATTTGCCAAAACGCTGCAGTCTGTGTCACTTCCGTCAAATGGTTGACACAAAACTTAAAGCAGAATTCTTCTAAATCCtagacacaaaacaaaacaaaaagcctttTTATTAGCTTTGGTTACACCATAAGAGACTATTTAGAACCAGGCTCAAATGCTTTTACATCTCTTGTGTAATTACAGTGGAATTATAAACAGATTAGAGAGTTATGTAAATACATTATCCCAtctgttctcaaccttttccataccgTGCCCCACATTGCAACAAAAAGTAGATCCTCCAAACTagccagaaagaacagaaggTGCTCATGACCGTTTCAAACATGTTCACAACTctccctttgagagcccaggtaCTATTCACAATAGCATATTTTACTTAAAACAGATTGAACTGCCTCATCTCACCTCAAAAGTTTCCCCTACCCTGGTCAAGAGTGTTCGCAGACTGGATTGGTTTTAGCTATTTCAGAGGAAGCATCCAGGGTGGAAATTATGTCTACATTCCACTGACAGCTAACGGAAAGAGGAGTAAAAGCCATCTTTGAAAAACAATACCCAAGACTGGATTGAGAAAATTCAGTTCTTCCATTTCCACATTAAAGCCTGGTCTAAAtacaaagttgcactggtttaccTAATGGAGCGATGTTGCACTGGTTTAGAGAAAAGGCTAATTACAGCATAGTATATCTagatcggggtggccaacctgtggctccgaagccacatgcagctcttcagaagttaatatgcggctccttgtatagacactgactccggggctggagctaccagtgccaacgttccaatgtgcctggggggggctcactgctcaacccctggctctgccacaggccctgcccccactccacccccccccccccgagcctgcagtgccctcgcttctccctcctcccctcccagagcctgctgcactccacaaaacagctgattgggaggtgcgggaagggagggggcggcgctgattggcagggctgccggtgggtgggaggcgctgggagtgggagctgatgtggggctgctgacgtattattGTGGCACttcggcaatgtacattggtaaattctggctccttctcaggctcaggttggccaccccgattTAGATGGAGATGTCTTTAAAGAAATCTATAAAGTTCATGCAGGATGCCTTTATGTCCACTAGGAATAAACCAGTACTGAAATGGCTCTATTTGTTTCTCATGGAAATATTTAGCAGGAATGTATTGGGCACAAGGTAGCCCAAGTCCCATACTTTAATTCTACATCACACTAAAGTCTGACCCACAGCCTAAATGTTTATAGAATGCCTTCCATCTAAAGATCAAAAAGTGCCTCAAACAATTCTCACACTGCACCCAGATGGTATTAATATTACACAGAGTTACTAATTCTGCAGCCCACAGCAAAGTCAGCCATAAACCCCAGATGTTGTCAGATGATCAGATGATTAAAGTAGCCAACTGTTCCATTTAGAGAGGAATCTTCTCTTTCATGCTACAATTCTAGGTTCGGACAATCTGTTATAGTAAGGACTATTGCATCCTATTTAAATATCTCCCCCTCCATCCCGGCTCCCCATGGAGTAGAATGTTAATGTGACAGACCCCATCTAGTCTAGTCGTACTTCAATATCCAGCCTACAGAATATACAATAGTTTTAAAGACAATCAAGCCACTTACAAGCCACTTGCAAGTGTGATTAGGTAAAGCCATATTTGCATTTCTGCACTTTCGGCCAGGATGGAAAGTAAGCTCACTGACACCAAGTCAACCATTCTTGACACAGCAATACAGAAAATGCCCTGGTTTAAGATCAGGATCTCTGGAGCTGCATGCATGTTTTGGTTTGTGTTGCGTCTATGTAATAAGTAACAGGTTTATGAAAGGCCGAACATAGCTGTGAATTTTTATAACAAATGGACTAAACCGATTTTAAATAAAACTACATCACGTACACATTTACTGTATTACAGTACTTTATTAATAAGATTCCCATGCTCCAAGTCAGAGTAACAAAAATACAAGCAGTATTATCATTACAGGAAGACACTTTGGAAAGTTTAGAATTCTGCAGAAGAATTAGATAAGTCATATTTGCACACTGGATCACAAAGTAAAACCTCAGTGCATATAGTGATAAATGATAGAGGCACAAGATACTTTCAGTGATTAGTTAGCTGCAGGGAGAAACTGGACCTACAGTGTAACGCTGGCCATTACAATTCAGCCAGTCATTAATCCCAGAGAAACATACTGCATCTCAGTACTGGAAAAGTAGACAATTTCATGATATGGACGTATTTTAAATAGATGATGCAGTTGTAACTGAAGCTTTCTAGAGAAAACATCCCATGAACTAACTACATTACTAAAGTCATCTGAACTTGCCATTTAGCTTACTGCGCATGTAATTATAGATTCTAGAGACACTTAAAGTCAGTCTTCTGAATGTTGTAGATGCCCAAGAGAAGCTCAGAACCACAGTGCAGAGCCTTCCATTTTGCTTTGGTTTAGCTTTTACACCTGGCAATCAGTAAGGCAGACTGTACACAAAGCTCAATCAGCAAAAGGCAGAATGTACATCCTGCAGCGGAGTAACTTTCTTTTCCCACTCTTTAAAAGGGAGAATCATGAAGGCACACGGGAAACGCATTCTGCAGGACTATTTCACCTCCACCTCCCAAACCACATCCATGGATGTCACACCTGGCTTTGTGAAATTAAAATAGATAACCTGCCATTTCAAATAAAAAGCTTTGTATTGTGTCTGTTATCTCCAAAACAAAAAAGGGTTGAGATAACTGCAATTCCTTTAACAGATGAAGTTAAGCTTCGAGGTAAGCACAACTGCACATGTATATGTATGCGCATTTTGGTCGCTACAAAGCACATGATGTGTGATCTATGAAGCAACACAATCTTTCGTAAGAGTGAACAGCCTATAGAAAAGTATCTAGCTGCAGCAGAGTCGCATATTTAGTAACAAAAGCTAGTCTGAGTAACAAATGCCAAAGGAAATCGAGAAGTAAATACCTTCAGGACCTGCAGACCCTAGGAGAGGAGTCTGCCAGCTGATCTGATTAAACAGCAAAATAGTTAAATATTACTTCATAATGCAAAAAATGTCATTTGCATCTCCCCTTCATATACCATTTGTCTGACTTCATAGTTCAGTTAGCTAGCTCCATGATGAGCTTTACTTCCTGCCATTTTATTCCATTGTAGGAACAGATATTACACTTAAGGTATTCTACTTTGATTGTAATCTGATTTTTATTGTTAAGTTAAATATAATGAAATAAACTTATTTCCATTATCAGTTCAGTAATTAAAGAGTTTGGATATGTCATTCTAGATGTGTACAATGTTTGATGCCTGAATACCCAGACACAATTGTCTTCTATTCCCAGAATTGTAGTCTCTGGCTCCCACATAAAAGGAAAATGCAATTTAAATTCAGTGAGGATAAAAATAAAGAAGTCAAGAtaactatttttaatttaaaccagatttaaattaaataggcttatttttaaaaagaaaagtgtatttaaaattaaaattatatataaagtTATGACAAGCTATATTAAAAGCCTAAGTTTAATATAGTCTATTAAAATGATTGTAAATTGAATACAAATATtaaagcagtacatgtttgctgccaaagttttaaagaaagccaAACCAGTGAGCTGGTAGAAATCACTGGCTAAACAATCTATAAGCAGTTTGTTGAAGCGCTAAACCAGCTTTGACAGCTGTAGAGAATTACAGGTACAGAggacatttttcttcattttagtttGTTCAACTTCTTCAGCTCAATGCCTAGTTATTTCAAAACTGAGACACTGATTGGGAGTTGGAGAAAAAGCAGGAAATACTGTTTTCCCTTTTCCAATCTACGAATAAGAAATGCCATGAGAATGGCTCCACCACTTACTCAACATCTAATTCATTGTTTGTGCCCTCAGAAGCCACATGCCAGAAGAATAAAAACCAGGTGAGAGGATGAGTTCTACTAATTCTAAAATCTTGATGGAGATGGTCACCAGAAGAACAGTTTATtttactaactacagataatacttcctttgttgaataaatcaatgttttaaatgcaaaacaggtATTgatagaaacttattttttcttaCGCATctagcacatttaaggtagtttcaTTTAACTAATGAAAAGCAATTTTAAATTacagtttttgtgcatttttaattgcattCCCACTTCCAaccaaatgcagcttgacacaaatcatgactaaaaaaattaatctgttgAGTAAAAAAATCTACTAAATACATAAAGCATCATTCACCATTTACTAACttaataaaaatgcaaaaattaagaCAGAATACAGTTATTTTAAGCTACATAGTTTCTTAAATAAATGTGGATAAAAGTACCACcacatttagtgtaaaggctatatttagttgcaaatcaacatttaATAGTTACCAACCAGTgagactcaattttttttttaggaaataaaagtacaaatgcaaaacaagattaaaatcaatgatttaatcaaagtttcctgcttgctgatttaaactgGTGAttaaaattgctttgatttaaatcaatctaccCTGTGTACAAGATAATGGAAGTTTTCATGGCACCAAAATGCTGATGTCTATGTCTGTATCCAAGCGTAAAACAAGAGGGAGCAAATAGGTCCATCCGGTGCCTATTATGTCACCTACTTCCAAACAACTTTGTTAACAAAAGTTCAGACGCAGCTGTCAGTACCCTGCCATCAATAATATTACAAGAAAAATCCCAAACACATGAAGAGGATTTAAAAAGCTGCAATTTGTACTGTGTACATATTTAAACGTATTAAGCAAAGATTAGTGTTATAAAACCAATTGGCAGAACTTTTAGAATCTCCAGGCTTAGCTTTCTTTTTAAAGCCTGCCCTTTATTTGCAAAGTAATATTTTCAGCCTCTAGATAGAAAGTTTTCAGCACGGAATTTTTTTCCAGATAACATGGAGCGATGCATTATGAAGCTAGGCAAAACAGCACAAAATGGCTACCATGAACTAGACAATATGAAAGTTATTTATATTGTGCTTCATGCAGTGGCTTGATTAaaataagtctttttttttttatataaagtgcTAGTTAATTTGTCTACTACAAGTTTAATACAAAGATATGGCTTTTGCTCTGAACAGAATGACTACAGAGTCCAAGGAACAGCACCAGAACCCTACTGCTCAAATTCTCAATGCAACGAGCAATTTTCCCTCAATCAAAATGGAGATAAAAAGCTGTGTGCTATGCTCCATGGTTCTGGTCAAAAAGAGGTAGTCTATTTAGTGAGTTTAATCTTTAGAAGTTTACCTCTGCATCATATCTCACTGCAGCAGAGAGCAATGAAAATGCATTTTCCACAGTAATTCCTCTCTTGATAATGTGTTGACACAGTTTTTTCAATCTGTTTTCACAATAAGATGTAGCCAAATCCAGAAGTCCTGAAATTAAAATGCCATTATATTAGCCACTTTCAATCTCTGCTTTTACAGTATCAAGGCACGCTCCAAACGGTCTTCATTCTCTGTGTGAAGTATGGTATATCTATACTACTGAGAGcctacctcccagcctgggcagacACGTGCTAGCTGTGCTTGAAgtggcacactaaaaatagcagcgtggacATTGCGGAGTGGGTGGTGAATCAGGCTAATCACTCACATGAGGACCAAGGGGTTGAGCAAGCCCAAGTTGCCGCCCGGGCCACAACCTGCTATTCTTAGAGTCCACGCTTGAGTGGAGCTGGTGCATGTCTGTACCTCCTCAggctgggaagcacactcccagctgcagcacagacaTTCCCCAACACACAACACCATATATCAATTCCATTGGGTGTTATTCAGAAAATCAGCTTTACTGACATTCAAAAAGAGAGAGGCCTTTTCACTACTTTAAGCCCCATCCTGCTAACACTTACACAGGAGCTTATCCCTAAGCACAAGTGGTTCCACTGACAGCAACAGGACTACACATGTGCATAAAAGTTAAGTACATGGTTACAGAACAGGGAAAGTACCAAGTGCACAACTGTTGCTATCAAAGCTAGAATTTAACTCAGAGCTTGTCCGCTGTGCTGGGTAAAAATTACCCCATTATAGGGACTAAATTTTTTTCTTGAAGTCATTTCAAAGCATAATTGATTCAATTTAGCAAAAGGTACGAATGCTTATTTCAGAAGAGTAATTTAAACACCTCCTCTACCTTTTACTCTCCGATACTTGCTGCTCAATTTATTCAGAGTTACACAGCACTATTTCTGTAGCAAGTTGTTAACAGAGTTTACTTTAGTTGTGCTTTAAATGTAATCACCATGAAACTGATCATATGTTGGTCTTAGGACCATACATGCACCATTTATTCCCCCACTTTTTCGTCCATTTATCAAGTCTCTGGATTTATCATGTAATTTGGCCAAAGAAGACTGTGCTACCTATAGCATCTTCAGGTGGCAGATCAACGCTGTCTGTATATAGGTACTCAAGAAAGGCACGATACACTGGGTAAGAAAATTGGTCTATTTCTATCACCTCCTTCATGTCCTCATTCCAATATGACTGGAACATGGTTCTGAAGTGTTCACATCTAGAACAGGAAGGCAGAACATTTATCTGGCATAACGTGATAGGATACATGTATACTATATTAGAAACCATTTGAAATAAAGCTTCCCTTCATTTTCTCTACAATAAATTAAGATCTCTAAATATAAATGTCATTAAATACCAAAAGGGTATGTTCTCTTCTCAATACTGGGGTACAACAAATGCAAGTAATATTTGTGCATCGAGAATAAAGCAATTATTTTGTGTGTGATACAACAGATAAGAATTTGAAAAAAAGAATTCAGTTTTGTACACATGGAATTTAAAAAAGGgctttaataattttttaaataaagaaataggCCCCTGCTGTGACATCTGGATATTGATCCACACTCAgaaaatgtcaagtatcagggggtagccgtgttagtctgtatctacaaaaacaacaaggagtctggtggcaccttaaagactaacagatttatttgggcataagctttcgtgagtaaaaacctcacttcttcggatgcatagagtgaaaatgtTAAGAACTGGTATTTCGGTTCAGCCCCTTCTCAAATTTAGTATTTAACAATCTCATTCTAGTAAGTTACacttagaaaaataaaatgtaaaaacagcATGTCTCGTTCATATGTATTCAGCCAGTGCAATTAACTATTTAGTTActtctctttgtttttaaaagatctgGTTAACTATGTGGTTATATTACCTGAGAAATTTCCAGGACAGCTACTggcccatgaaaaataaaaagacatcAAAACACTAATTCAGACAAATCCCCTCATTTCTAAAGATCTTCTTGTGTCACCCTCATCCTTCCCAGCAGTCCAAAATACAAGCTTAAACAATTTCAATAATAGTGAACAGTCTTAAAAAGTCTAACTACACCTTCGCTTCTGACagcactgcagatggctctctgaGAGGACAAGTTAACGGGTTGCTTTCTATGCAGTAGAGGGATTGCTGACCAAGAAGCCATGAAACATGAACACTACCTGATCTTTAGAACAGCTTTATGAACATGGATGTATTTTCCATCTACGCGGAATTTTAGGTCTGAGGTTTCTGGACTGTCAAACTCTTTCTTCAGAGACTCAGCTACTGTTAAGGAGTCTTCATGCTCTAAAAAAACCAAAGGTTTTGAAAACCAAATACATTCTGtctaatacatacatacatacatatgcaGAGTGGCTTAATTAAACAGGCTAGTCAAGAAAATATGGTCACTGGGTAACTACGCGATGTTTAGGAAGTAAATGTCTGGCAGATCTATGTTGGTAGTCCTGACTGGGGTTCAGTGTTGTCAGCACTCATTTTATGAGCCAATTATGAGAGCATAACATCTGATAAGCATGTCATGAAAAGTGAGGCTGGTACAACAGCCTTGCAACTGCTACCAAGGAAACTATTCAAACTGGAAAACTATTAAAATTACCCACTTGAGCAAACTCCCAAACTGAGTTTCCTCAGCATTTGGACAGATCCTATGCAGGTCTGGAAAATGTAGATTAACCTTCCTGCGAGGAAATGCAGTACATCAGACCCAGCTATGAAAAAAGTGTCCTCGTGTATTATGAACTTGTGGTGCCCAAGCTGACATTGCTctctaaaaaaaataattataattataaaaaaaaacaaaaaaaaaaccctcagatttactttttaaaacaacCCCAAAAAACTTATGTTAGCATTTGTGAAAGATGCTTGATTAATAGCACTGGGGATTGAAGTCCTCCATTTACCTATAAAAATGTACAATAGTCAGTAGTAGCACAAGCTTTCAGAGATTTGTGGCATTGCAGGAAACCTAACTATGAGCttagcaaccttaattctgcccaccCCACGTGAACTGGCAAGAGCCCCTTGGAATATATTGCAAGTATGTTTCAGCCAAGGCTGCCCTACAATAAGAAGGCATGAAGGAAGATTAAGTAAGAGTGTCATTTCATGTGGTGTGCTGTGCCCCACAATACTACTCTTTTATTTGAGTGTGCTCCAACTGCCTGCCACTGTGTTAGTGACAGCTATGCTGACTGGTGCAGGGATTACTGTCAGCAAATTGCCACTGCTCATGGTGTGATATGAGAAGTGCATCTGCAACCAAAGGCAACACAGACC
This genomic window contains:
- the RCBTB1 gene encoding RCC1 and BTB domain-containing protein 1 isoform X4, coding for MSSRVVEIAACHSSHTSAAKTQGGQVYMWGQCRGQSVVLPHLTHFTCTDDVFACFSTPAVMWRLLSVEHEDSLTVAESLKKEFDSPETSDLKFRVDGKYIHVHKAVLKIRCEHFRTMFQSYWNEDMKEVIEIDQFSYPVYRAFLEYLYTDSVDLPPEDAIGLLDLATSYCENRLKKLCQHIIKRGITVENAFSLLSAAVRYDAEDLEEFCFKFCVNHLTEVTQTAAFWQMDGPLLKEFIAKASKCGAFKN